The Vampirovibrio chlorellavorus genome has a segment encoding these proteins:
- a CDS encoding HU family DNA-binding protein: MNKEELVQEVSKKTKTSQKQVAEILTHTIATIEKTVAKGKKVTLVGFGTFEPRKRAARTGRNPQTGKELKIAAKTVPAFSAGKKFKELVAKK, translated from the coding sequence ATGAATAAAGAAGAATTAGTACAAGAGGTATCCAAGAAGACCAAGACTTCCCAGAAGCAAGTCGCTGAGATTCTTACCCACACCATCGCTACTATCGAAAAGACCGTTGCGAAAGGTAAGAAGGTGACCTTGGTTGGCTTCGGTACGTTCGAGCCTCGCAAACGCGCTGCCCGCACTGGCCGTAACCCTCAAACCGGCAAAGAGCTGAAAATCGCCGCTAAGACGGTTCCCGCTTTTTCCGCTGGCAAAAAATTCAAGGAACTCGTCGCCAAGAAGTAG
- a CDS encoding D-glycero-alpha-D-manno-heptose-1,7-bisphosphate 7-phosphatase, which translates to MTIAFFLDRDGTLNVEKGYIRNVQDLELIPGVAQAIRCLNEAGVLAILTTNQTGAARGFYDLTHIHALNDRLQELLKQEADAHLDAVYYCPHLEKGIVPEFAVDCQCRKPEPGMIQQALTRFPEIDLSRSYVLGDKASDVAFGKRAGCKSVLLKTGYGQRVLAGKYQSLPEPPEFVFEDMPQAVSSILGELGLLKAPANP; encoded by the coding sequence ATGACCATTGCTTTTTTTCTGGATCGGGATGGTACCTTGAATGTGGAAAAGGGTTACATCCGAAATGTTCAGGACTTGGAACTGATCCCGGGAGTTGCCCAGGCCATTCGCTGCTTGAACGAGGCCGGAGTGCTGGCTATTTTGACCACCAATCAGACCGGGGCCGCCCGGGGATTCTACGATTTGACTCATATCCACGCCCTCAATGACCGGCTTCAGGAGCTGTTAAAACAGGAGGCGGACGCCCATCTGGATGCCGTGTATTACTGTCCCCATCTGGAGAAAGGCATTGTGCCGGAGTTCGCCGTGGATTGCCAGTGCCGCAAGCCGGAGCCGGGCATGATTCAGCAGGCCCTGACCCGTTTCCCGGAGATTGATTTGTCTCGCTCCTACGTGTTGGGGGACAAGGCCAGTGATGTGGCCTTTGGCAAACGGGCAGGCTGCAAAAGCGTCTTGCTGAAAACGGGATACGGTCAGCGGGTGCTGGCAGGGAAATATCAAAGTCTGCCGGAGCCCCCCGAGTTTGTGTTTGAGGATATGCCGCAAGCGGTGTCCAGCATTCTGGGGGAACTCGGTTTGCTGAAGGCCCCTGCAAACCCTTGA
- a CDS encoding DUF2490 domain-containing protein, whose amino-acid sequence MLNRFLNAFIGSVTLMALWGMASPALASEALRNDLQQWGSVGLTLPLTPGKRVLLMGEAQPRVGNLQDRGTSGDFTQLILRTAVGWQLSQRVSVWQGYAWAPVFEPINVNEHRLHQQVNIQGKIRRLQLTNRTRLEERWIENNDGRVSIRLRHMVRGMYPLDAKERWFLVVSDEAFVTLKGVSNGPAAGFDQNRLFVGVSRKLSPSVNAELGYLNQFNYSRDPVPDRMNHAILLGLNVQVR is encoded by the coding sequence GGCACTGGCCAGCGAAGCCCTGCGCAATGATTTGCAGCAGTGGGGGAGTGTGGGCCTGACCTTGCCGCTCACCCCCGGTAAGCGTGTGTTGTTGATGGGAGAGGCCCAACCCCGGGTGGGGAACTTGCAAGACCGGGGTACCAGTGGGGACTTTACCCAGCTGATTCTGCGTACCGCCGTGGGCTGGCAGTTGAGTCAACGGGTTTCAGTGTGGCAAGGCTACGCCTGGGCCCCCGTGTTTGAACCCATCAACGTGAATGAGCATCGGTTGCATCAACAGGTCAACATTCAAGGGAAAATTCGTCGTCTGCAACTCACCAATCGCACCCGGCTGGAAGAACGGTGGATTGAGAACAATGATGGGCGAGTCTCCATCCGGCTACGGCACATGGTTCGGGGGATGTATCCACTGGATGCCAAAGAGCGCTGGTTTCTGGTGGTGTCCGATGAGGCGTTTGTGACCCTGAAAGGGGTGAGCAACGGCCCGGCCGCTGGTTTTGATCAAAACCGCTTATTTGTGGGGGTGAGCCGAAAACTGAGCCCGTCAGTCAATGCGGAGCTGGGCTACCTGAACCAGTTTAACTACAGTCGGGACCCGGTACCGGATCGCATGAACCATGCCATCCTGCTCGGTCTCAATGTGCAAGTGCGCTAA
- the nadA gene encoding quinolinate synthase NadA, giving the protein MSTAPSSVSPSANLLSPAERKQQLIRDIKALKKERNAIILAHLYERIEVQDVADYHGDSLGLSQLAASTDADVIVFCGVHFMAETAKLLSPAKTVYLANPNAGCPMADMITREELVQFKAEHPGLPVVAYVNTAADVKAEADYCCTSANAVEVVAFAAKETGSNRILFVPDKHLGAYVQSQLPQVELICWEGFCPTHLRMNPEDVIKLKKEYPDAEILVHPECDQPMKDMADFIGSTTAIVKRAKESKARTFIVCTEDGVSQRLSQDCPDKLFFTPTRASAVCPNMKLTRLENIYKSLMGQNEEITIPEEVAEKARHCIDSMMRVAGSKGGPVMSGKHG; this is encoded by the coding sequence ATGAGTACAGCCCCATCCTCCGTGAGCCCTTCGGCCAACTTGCTGTCTCCGGCCGAACGAAAGCAACAACTGATTCGCGATATCAAAGCACTCAAAAAAGAGCGCAACGCCATCATTCTGGCTCACCTGTACGAGCGGATCGAAGTGCAGGACGTGGCCGATTATCACGGAGACTCTCTGGGACTCAGCCAGTTGGCCGCCTCCACCGACGCGGACGTCATCGTATTCTGCGGCGTTCATTTTATGGCGGAAACCGCCAAGCTACTCAGCCCGGCCAAGACCGTGTATCTGGCCAATCCCAACGCTGGCTGCCCCATGGCCGATATGATCACCCGGGAGGAACTGGTGCAATTCAAGGCGGAGCATCCCGGGTTACCGGTGGTGGCCTATGTCAACACCGCCGCCGATGTCAAAGCCGAGGCCGACTACTGCTGCACCAGCGCCAATGCCGTGGAAGTGGTGGCCTTTGCCGCCAAAGAAACCGGCAGTAACCGGATTTTATTCGTGCCGGACAAGCACCTGGGCGCTTATGTGCAGTCGCAACTCCCACAGGTGGAGCTGATTTGCTGGGAAGGCTTCTGCCCCACCCACTTGCGCATGAACCCTGAAGACGTGATCAAGCTGAAAAAAGAGTACCCGGACGCTGAAATTCTGGTACACCCGGAATGCGACCAACCCATGAAAGACATGGCCGATTTTATTGGCAGCACCACCGCCATCGTCAAACGGGCCAAGGAAAGCAAGGCCCGCACTTTTATTGTGTGTACCGAAGACGGTGTTAGCCAGCGCCTGTCTCAGGATTGCCCGGACAAACTCTTTTTTACCCCCACCCGAGCTTCCGCCGTGTGCCCCAATATGAAACTGACCCGACTGGAAAATATCTACAAGTCCCTGATGGGTCAAAATGAAGAAATTACCATCCCCGAAGAAGTGGCTGAAAAGGCCCGTCACTGCATCGACTCCATGATGCGGGTGGCTGGCAGCAAAGGCGGCCCGGTCATGAGCGGCAAGCACGGCTAG